The genomic interval GGGTGGTTCGGTGTCGGCTCCGGCCTGAAGGCGCTGCGCGAGGCGGGCCTGACGGCGACATTGGGAGGAGAGGGCGTGCTCGACGAGATGCACGAGCAGTGGCACTTCTTCCGCAACTTCATCTCCAACGTCGAGATGACCCTCGCGAAGACGGACCTGCGGATCGCCCAGCACTACGTCGACACCCTCGTCCCGGACGAGCTCAAGCACGTGTTCGACACCATCCGGGCCGAGCACGACCTGACCGTCGCCGAGGTGCTCCGTGTCACCGGCGAGGCCGAACTCCTCGACGCCACCCCGGTGTTGAAGCAGACCTTCACCATCCGCGACGCCTACCTCGACCCGATCTCGTATCTCCAGGTGACGCTGCTGAAGCGCCAGCGAGACGAAGCGGCGGCCGGCGCCGAGCCCGACCCGCTGCTGAGCCGCGCCCTCCTCCTCACCGTCAACGGTGTCGCGGCGGGTCTGCGCAACACCGGCTGACCCACATGAGGATGCCCCCGTGAGCGCACGGGGGCATCCTCCTGTCCTGCCGTATGTCCTACGACCGTTCAGAGCGCCAGGAACGCGGCCGTCAGCAAGGCGATCCCCGTCCCGGCCAGCACCCACGCGGCCCGGGTCAGCCGCAGCCCGCCCGCCACCACCACCGAGGCCAGCAACAGGGCGCCGCCGAGGGGCACCCAGGCGTAGAGGACGCCGGCGGGACCGGAGCGCATGACCTCGTCGGTGCCGGGACGCACGACGACGGTGTACGTCTGGCCCTTCTTCACCGCGACCGTGTGGTCGATGACGACCTCGGCGCGGGCCTTCGATCCCGTCGAGACCGGGGTGTACGGGCCGGTGCAGGTGGCGTCGCCGCACGCGGTGACCTCGATCGTGCCGCTCTCGCGGCCCTTGGTCAGCATCACGTTGTGCGCGGTCGGCCACGAGCCCCACACCCCGGCGATCAGGATCAGCACGGTGACCGTGCCCATCACCGCGAGCCGCCCGAAGTTCAGGGCGGCGAAGGCGCCGGGGGAGGCGGAGGCTGCGGGTGACATGGCGGGGATCATTGGCCATACCCGCACGCCGAGTCAACTGGACCGTGCCGCCCGGCCCGCGCGGGAGGCGTCGCCGTGCGCGGCCCGGGCGGGCGCCGGCCGGTGCGACGGGTGCGGTGACCGGTCCGGCGCGGGTCAACTGCCGGTCGATCCGGGGGGTTTGCGGCCGTCCTGGCCTGCGCCTCCCCGGTCCGCCCGTGACGCGTCGCCATGTGTGCCCGGGCGTACGCCTGCCCATGCCGCGGGTACGGCCACCAGCCCGGCCACGGCCGACCACCACCACAGCGCGGCGCCGAAGTGCCCCCACGCGGCTACCGCGAGGACCGGGCCCAGGGCCGCGCCGAGGCCGTACATCGCGTTGGCCGCACCCAGGTAGCGGCCCCGGAGTTCTGGTGGGCCCGCCCGGGCCGGATACGCCAGGAACAGGGTGGGGGCCGAGACGGCCTCGCCGAAGGACCACACCACCGTCCCGGCGACCAGGCCCGCGACGCCCCACGACGGGCCGTACAGGGCCATGCCCAGGCAGGTCAGTGCCGTGCCCGCGGCGACCACCGGGCGCACCCGGCACCGCTGCGTGAACCTCGTCATCGGCAGCTCGAAGGCCACGACCACCAGGCCGTTGACGGTGATGAGCGCCGCGTACACCGTGGGCGAGAGGCCCCGGTCCCGTACCGCGAGCGGCAGCGCGGACAGGTACTGCACATAGATCAGGGTGCTGGTCAGCATCGCGAAGAGGAGGAGCAGGTAGCGCCGGTCGGCGAGGACCGGGCGGTAGCCGCCCGGCCGTTGCGCGGGGTGGGCGGTGGGCGGCCGGTGGCGTTCCCGGGGCACGTGGCGCGCGACCACGGCCGCGTAGGCGAGGCTCACCGCCGCCTCGGTGAAGAACAGCAGCGTGTACGAGCCCGCGATGAGCGCCGCGCCCAGGAGCGGGGCCGCGGCGGCGCCCAGATTGATCGCCAGCCGGTACATCGCGAAGATCATCACCTGCCGGTCGGGCGGCAGCATCCGGCTCAGCAGGTCGGCCGCGGCCGGCCGGTACGCCTGCCCCGCCGCCGCCTGTAGCGCGAGCACCGGCAACAGGACGGAGAAATCGCGGAGATACGGGACCGACGGCAACAGCGCCGAGGACAGCACCATGGAACCGACGATCGTGGCCCGCCCGCCGATCCGGTCGCACAGCCGCCCGCCCACGAGCACCCCGGCCACCGAACCCGCGCCGTACGCGCCCAGCACCGCGCTCGTCTCCGTCGCGGAGAACCCCAGCCCCGTCAGGTACAGCACCATGAACACCTGGACGAAGCCGCCGAGCCGGTTGACGAACATGCCGCCGATCAGGACCCGGGCCCCGGCCGGTGCCACGCGCCAGGTCGTCACGGGACCGACGCGCGGCGCTCCGGAACCCTCAACGGGGTGTGCCCGCACCCCCGTTGGAGTGGTGGGTGACCCGGAGCCGTCGTCAGCCATGCGCGACGGAAGCCGACCGCTCCTGCCCCGCCGCCTCCGCCAGCCCCGTCTCCAAGCCGTCCAGGACCGCCCCCGCGTCCCGCAGCAGCACCTCCGGGGTCGGTGCCGTGAGCAGCAGGACGCCCGCCAGGTTGAGGGAACCGTGGCCGGGCCGGTAGCCGTGCAGTCGGGTGCCGGACGGGACCGTGAAATCGGGGGCCACCCGGATCCGGCTGCCGGGGGACAACAGCCGGTCCCAGTCCACCGTTTCGGGGGTGAACACCGGCCGGGTCGTCCACGGCCGTCCCCGGGAGTCGGTCGCGAGGACGTTCACCGAACCGGCGGCGCAGCGCCCGCGGCCGGTCAGCAGGCCGTCGGGCAGGCCCGGGTCCTGGCCGAGGTGTGCCCGGGTGAGCGCGGCGACCAGGTCCACCCCGTGGATGGCCTCGATCTGCTGGGTGAGCAGCAGCCCGCCGAAACGGGCCGCCGTCTCCAGCAGACACAGCCGGCGGTCCGCCATCAGTTTGAGCTCGGTGTGTGTGCCGCAGGTGGCGAGCCCGAGCGCGTCCACCGCCCGCCGGGACACCTCGGCCACCTCGTGCTGGAGTTCCTCCGGCAGGACGCAGGGCGCCATGTTGCCCAGCTCGGTGAAGTCGGCGACGGTCGGCAGCCGGCCCGTGACGCACACCGGGTGGTACACGCCGTCGACGACCATGCCCTCGACGCTGAGGTAGTCGCCGTAGCCGGGCCGGTCGTACCAGGACTCGGTGGTGGCCGGGATGAGTTCCTCCGCGATCAGCTCGAAGTCGGCCTCGCGGGCCTTGAGTTCGCTCATGCCCCGGGCCCGGGCCGCGCTCAGCGCGCCGCGCATGTGCTCCCAGGCGCCGGGCAGTTGGGCGGCCTCCTCCAGGATCACCTGGCCGATCGAACCGGCGCCCCAGGCCGACTTGAGCAGCACGGGCGGGGCGAGCGCGGCCCAGGCGCGTTCCAGGTCGGCGAGCGAGTCCACCCAGCGGAAGCGCGGTACGGGCAGCCCGGCCGCCTCCCAGGTCCGCCGCATCAGCCGCTTGCTGCGGGCCTGGAGCGCGCCGGGGCCGGGGCCGCGCAGCCCGAGCCTTTCGCAGGCCTCGGCGACCGCGAGGAGGGCGAACTCGGAGAAGGTCAGGACCGCCTCCGCCGCGGTGAACCGCGCCAACTCGACGATTGTGTCGATGAGTTGGCGCGGCTCGGGCCGGGTCCCGGTCAGATCGGTGACCGAGTCGCAGCACGGCATGACCGCGTCGGTCGCGGTGGCGGGCAGTGGGTCGAGCAGCAGGAGATGGACGCGGCGGCCCGCGGTGGCCGCCACCTTCGGCACGGCCTCGCTGGGCGGCGGCCCACCGCGCGCGTACACCAGGAGCACCGTCGACTTCGGCACGCGACTCACCTCGCCCCGGCGCCGGAGAACACGAAGTAGCCGTTGGGGGAGAAGTCCCAACCGGGCCGCTTGTAGCGGGACGTGGGCACCGGGTGGCCCAGGCTCAGGTACAGGTCCAGGAAGTACGCGGCCTCCGGCTGGTCCAGTCCGAGCCGCTCCAGCAGCCCCGGGTGCCGGTCGAGCGTGCTGCCGGGCTCCAACTGCCGTACATGCTCAAGCAGTTGGTAGTACAGGCCGGTGCCTTCGGGCATCCGGATCTTGGGCCGCTCGGCCAGATACGACGGCAGGATGTCGGCCATGGCCTCGCGCAGGATCCACTTCTCGGTGCCGTCGCGGTACTTGACGTCCATCGGCAGCCGCCAGGCGAAGTCGACCACGTCACGGTCCAGGAAGGGCACCCGGGCCTCGACGGTGTGGTGCATCGACACCCGGTCGACGCGCTGGAGATCGGTGCGGCGCAGATTGCCCACCCGGTAGCGCATCAGCTCCACCGGGTCGGGGTGGGTGCGGAACAGGTCGTAGCCTGTGAGGAGTTCGTCGCTGCCGTCGCCCACCAGGACGACCTTGAGCCCCAGTTCGTGGGCGGCCTCGAAGGCGGGCGCCATCACCGAGGCGTCCATCAGGTCGACCGTCTCGAACGTCTCCGTCTCCCGGACCCGCCGGGGCAGGTCGCGCACCAGGTCGTCCAGGGTCAGGTTCCGCACCACGTGTCGGATGCCCAGTTCCGCGCAGGACCGCACGGCGAACTCCAGGTCCTCGGAGCCCGGGAAGCCCACCGAGATGGCGGTGACGTCCGGGTGGTGCCGGGCGGCGAGGGCCAGCACCGAGGCGCTGTCGAGGCCGCCGCTGTAGATGACGCCCACCGGAAGATCGGTGTCCACCCGCTTGCGTACGGCCCTGTCCAGCCGGCGGCCGAACTCGGCGGCCAGTTCACGGCTCGTTCCGGACGGCCGCCTCTGGGGCTCGTGGTGATAGCGGACCGTGTCCTGCCCGTCCGTCCAGTGGCCGGGCGGGAACTCCTCCGCGTCCAGCGCGAGCGGCAGGAAGCACTTCAGCTCGGACGCGAAGTACAGGGCGTCCCCCTGCCCGCACCGGTAGAGCGGCTTGACGCCGATCCGGTCCCGCGCGGCCAGGAACTCCCGCCGCCCCACGTCGTACACCACGAAGGCGAACATGCCGTCCAGTCGGCCCGGCAGCTCCCGGCCCCACTCGGTGTACCCGTGCAGCAGCACCTCGGTGTCCGACTCGGTCCGGAAGACATGGCCCAGGCTGCGCAACTCCTCGCGCAGCGCGGTGTGGTTGTAGATCTCCCCGTTGAACGTCACCCACAGATCGCCGCCGTCGGACATCGGCTGCTCGGCCGCTCCCCGGTCGACGATCGCGAGCCGGTTGCAGCCCAGCGCCGCCCCGGGCAGCGCGCGGGCCGCGCCGGCGTTCTCCGGATCTCCGCGGTGCCTGATCTCCGCGAGCATCTTCTCTACGCGTACGACATCCACTTCTCCCCGTACCCGCGGCTGTATCTCCGCGGCGATTCCGCACATTCCCGCAACCCCCCAAGTGGCGTTTCCCGCTGTGAAGTTCGCTCCGCTTTCCTATTTCCCGTCGGGTTGTTCAGCGTCCGTCGCCCGCTACGCGACGGCGACGGCGACGAGCGCGATACGCGGAATCTCCGCTGTCCATTCGTTCTTGTCCCGTGAGCGGTACACGGCGGGCGAGCGGCGCCATTCCACGGAACCGCCGTCGCTCGGCCCTTCGTCGGGACCGAATCGGAAGCAGTCCTCGCAGAGTTCCCACACCTGCGCGCGGACTTTCTCCCGGTCCGCCCCGTCCCGGCCGAGTACGGTCAGCCCGTACATGTCGTGGACGTAGTCGGCGAGTTGCTCGACGGCTTTCTCGCGGGTGTCCGCCCGCATGACGAACGGGTCGTACATACGGTGGACTTGATGGTCCCCGAGCCCGGCGGCGATCAGGTCCCGCCGCAGGTCGGCCTCCGTGAAATGTGCGTACGCGTGTCCGGCCGCCGAGTTGCGGTGGACGACCTCGGAGAACCAGCGTGCCGAGGGTGCGCCCTCCTCGAAGTCGTGCACGACGAGCCGGCCGCCCGGCCGCAGCACGCGGGCGGCCTCCAGGAACACGGCCCGCCGGTCGCCTGGCGGCACATGATGACTGCCGTAGGCCAGCACGACGGCGTCCACGCACGCGTCCCGGAGGAACAGGTACCGGGCGTCCTGGCGGACCGCCGGCAGCCCCGCGGCCAGCGCCGACGACACCATGTGCCGGGCGACATCGCTGCTGATCACGCCGTCGCGGACCTGCGGCGCCAGTGTCAGCAGGGCCCGGGCGAGCAGCCCGTCGCCCGCCAGCAGGTCCAGCACCCGCCAGGAGGCCGGCAGCCGGCGCAACTCCCGTACCCCGCCCGCCAGTTCGAACAACCGCCGGATTCCCGTCAGGCGTACGGCGGTGTGCTGCTGGGCCCGGCGGTAGGAGTCCCCGCGGCCCGATTCCGGGTCGTCGACCTCGAACTCGTTGAACAGGCGGGTCAGTGACTCCAGTGCCCGGGCGGCACCGTCCCGGTCGAAACGCAGATCCCGATGGAGTTCCGGGAACTGCTCCCGCACCAGGCCGAGATATGCGCCCAGTCTCATTCCGGTCAGATACTCGGCGTCACCCGAAATGGGTGAAACAGGTGACAGTAATGGCTTCTTCACGGCGGCTCCCCGAATACGCGACACTTCCGGCCGGGTACTTCGGCGCAAGCCTCGCCAGCGGAGCCGCACGCTGTCATTCGCCGTTCCGGTCAACGGAACGGGGGAGCCGTCGTGCGACGGAACAGGGGAGCCCGCGAACTCAGGAGTTGTACGCGCTCTGCGCCCGCTCCAGGCCCTCGCTCACCAGGCACTCCACGGAGTCGGTCGCCCGGTCCACCAGGAAGGCCAGTTCCTTGCGCTCGGTCGAGGAGAAGTCCTTCAGGACGAAGTCGGCGACCTGCATCCGGCCCGGCGGGCGTCCGATGCCGAACCGCACCCGGTGGTAGTCCGGGCCCATCGCCTTCGTCATCGACTTCAGGCCGTTGTGGCCGTTGTCGCCGCCGCCGAGCTTGAGGCGGAGGGTGCCGTAGTCGATGTCGAGTTCGTCGTGCACGGCGACGACGTTCGCGAGCGGCACCTTGTAGAAGTCGCGCAGCGCGTTGACCGGGCCGCCGGACAGGTTCATGAACGACGTCGGCTTGACCAGGACGACCCGGCGGCTCGCCGGACCCGGCGCCCCGATCCGGCCCTCCAGGACCTGCGCCTGTGCCTTACCGGCCCGCTTGAACTTGCCGCCGATCCGCTCGGCCAGCAGGTCGGCCACCATGAAGCCCACGTTGTGCCGGTTGTTCGCGTACTCGGGGCCGGGGTTGCCGAGTCCCACGATCAGCCAGGGGGCATTGGCGTCGGTCGTCACGTCCATGTCTCCTTGCTGTGCTTTTCGGGGGACACCCCCGGACCCCTGGCAGCCAGCCGCTGCTCCCGGTGGGAACAGCGGCTGACGAAACGGTGAGCGGTGCCGATCAGGCCTCGGTGGCCTCGGTCTCGGCGGCGGCCTCTTCGGCCTGCGCGGCCAGGACCTGGAGGACGATCGCGTCCTCGTCGATCGCCAGCGTGGTGCCCTTGGGCAGCGGGATGTCCTTGGCGGCGATGGCGGCACCGGCCTCCAGGCCCGCGATGGACACGGTGACCGACTCGGGGATGTGCGTGGCCTCGGCCTCGACGGTGATCGTGCTCAGCACGTGCTCCAGCAGGAACGAACCCGGGGCCAGCTCGCCCTCGGTGTGGACGTAGACCTCGACGGTGACCTTCTCGCCGCTCTTCACGGTGAGCAGGTCGACGTGCTCCAGGTAGCCCTTGATGGCGTCACGCTGGACGGCCTTCGGGATCGCGAGCTGGGTCGTGCCCTCGATGTCCAGGGTGAGCAGGACGTTCGGGGTACGCAGGGCGAGCTGGAGCTCGTGGCCCGGCAGGGTGATGTGCAGCGGGTCGACACCGTGGCCGTAGACCACGGCGGGGACCTTCTTCTCGCGGCGGATACGGCGGGCGGCACCCTTGCCGAACTCGGTGCGGGTCTCGGCGGCGAGCTTGACGTCGGCCATGGTCACTCCTCGTAGAACAGTCGGGGAAGGCGGTCACCCGGCCGAACATCGGCCTGCTACGAAGAGCGCGTCGATAACGGACCGCCGTACCCGAAAACCGGTACGGCCTCCCTCGCCGAGCAACTGTGGCAGCTTACTCGGCGGGGAGGCCGTAACAGAAATCGATCTACGACGTCAGGTGTCAGTGCCCCTCGAAGAGGCTTGTCACCGAGCCGTCCTCGAAGACCTCGCGGACCGCGTTCGCGATGGTCGGGGCGATCGACAGGACCGTGATCTTGTCGAGGTCGGCGCCGACCTCGCCCGGGGTGGGGAGGGTGTCCGTGAGGACGAACTCGCTGACGCGGGAGTTCTTCAGACGGTCCGCGGCGGGGCCGGAGAGCACGCCGTGGGTGGCCGTCACGATGACGTCCTCCGCGCCGTGCGCGAACAGGGCGTCCGCGGCGGCGCAGATCGTGCCGCCGGTGTCGATCATGTCGTCGACCAGGACGCAGACGCGGCCCTTGACCTCGCCGACGACCTCGTGGACGGTCACCTGGTTCGCCACGTCCTTGTCGCGCCGCTTGTGCACGATCGCGAGGGGCGCGCCGAGGCGGTCGCACCAGCGGTCGGCGACGCGCACGCGGCCGGCGTCCGGGGAGACGACGGTCAGCTTGCTGCGGTCGACCTTGCTGCCCACGTAGTCCGCGAGGAGCGGGAGGGCGAAGAGATGATCCACGGGCCCGTCGAAGAAGCCCTGGATCTGGTCGGTGTGCAGGTCGACGGTGAGGATGCGGTGAGCGCCCGCCGTCTTCATCAGGTCCGCGATCAGGCGGGCCGAGATCGGCTCACGGCCGCGGTGCTTCTTGTCCTGCCGGGCGTAGCCGTAGAACGGCACGATGACGGTGATGGAGCGGGCCGACGCGCGCTTGAGCGCGTCGATCATGATGAGCTGCTCCATGACCCACTGGTTGATGGGAGCCGTGTGGCTCTGGATCACGAAACAGTCCGCACCGCGCACCGACTCCTCGAAGCGGACGTAGATCTCGCCGTTCGCGAAGTCGAAGGCCTTCGTCGGGACTACCCCGACACCCAGCTGCTGGGCGACCTCCTTGGCAAGCTCGGGGTGGGCGCGGCCGGAGAAGAACATCATCTTCTTCTCGCCGGTCGTCTTGATCCCGGTCACAGCACTGTCTCCTCAGAGGTCATTCAACTGGGTGTGCGTTTATCACGGTACGCCGTGTTCGACGCGCCCGTTTCCGGTCAGTTCTCGCTCTCGCCCTGGCGGGAAGCCGTTTCCGCGGCCTTCGCGGCCGCGCTGCCCGGACGCTTGCGGGCCACCCAGCCCTCGATATTCCGCTGCTGGCCACGGGCCACGGCCAGCGAACCGGGCGGTACGTCCTTCGTGATCACGGAGCCGGCGGCGGTGTAACTGCCGTCCCCGACCGTGACGGGTGCCACAAACATATTGTCCGAACCCGTCCGGCAATGCGATCCCACGGTGGTGTGGTGTTTGTCCTTGCCGTCGTAGTTCACGAAGACGCTGGCGGCACCGATGTTGGTGTACTCGCCGATCGTCGCGTCCCCGACGTAGGAGAGGTGCGGGATCTTCGTGCCCTCGCCGATCGTCGCGTTCTTCGTCTCGACGTACGTGCCGATCTTGCCCTTCGTGCCCAGGCGGGTGCCGGGACGGAGATAGGCGAACGGGCCGACGGACGCCTGCGGGCCGATGTGCGAGCTGACGGCGACGGTGTTGTCGACGCGGGCGCCGGCCTCGACGACGGTGTCCGTCAGGCGGGTGTTGGGGCCGACCTCGGCGCCCTCGCCGACGTGCGTGGTGCCGTGCAGCTGGGTGCCGGGGTGGACGATCGCGTCCTGGCCGAAGGTGACGGTGACGTCGATCCAGGTCGTCGCCGGGTCGATGACGGTGACCCCGCCGAGCATGGCGTCGGTGAGCAGCCGGTCGTTGAGGATGCGGCGCGCCTCGGACAGCTGCACGCGGTTGTTGATGCCGGCGATCTCGCGGTGGTCGCCCGCGACGGAGGCGCCGACCCGGTGTCCGGCCTCGCGCAGGATGCCGAGGACGTCGGTGAGGTACTCCTCGCCCTGGCTGTTGTCGGTGCGCACCTTGCCGAGCGCGTCGGCGAGCAACTGCCCGTCGAACGCGAAGACTCCGGAGTTGATCTCGCGGATCGCGCGCTGCGAGTCGGACGCGTCCTTGTGCTCGACGATCGCGGTCACCGCACCGGAGGCGCCGTCGCGGACGATGCGGCCGTAGCCGGTGGCGTCCGGGACCTCGGCGGTCAGGACGGTCACCGCGTTGCCGTCGGCGGAGTGGTTGGCGGCGAGGGTGCGCAGGGTCTCGCCGCGCAGGAGGGGGGTGTCGCCGCAGACGACGACCACGGTGCCGTCGACGGTGCCGAGTTCTTCGAGCGCCATGCGCACGGCGTGACCGGTGCCGTTCTGCTCGGCCTGGACCGCGGTCCGTACGCCGGGGTCGGTGTCGCCGAGGTGGGCGGTCACCTGCTCGCGGGCGTGGCCCACGACGACGACCAGGTTCTCCGGCTCCAACTCGCGGGCGGCGGCCAGCACATGACCGACGAGGGTCCGGCCGCAGAGCTCGTGCAGGACCTTCGGTGTGGCCGACTTCATACGGGTGCCCTCACCCGCT from Streptomyces sp. NBC_01288 carries:
- a CDS encoding MFS transporter, coding for MTTWRVAPAGARVLIGGMFVNRLGGFVQVFMVLYLTGLGFSATETSAVLGAYGAGSVAGVLVGGRLCDRIGGRATIVGSMVLSSALLPSVPYLRDFSVLLPVLALQAAAGQAYRPAAADLLSRMLPPDRQVMIFAMYRLAINLGAAAAPLLGAALIAGSYTLLFFTEAAVSLAYAAVVARHVPRERHRPPTAHPAQRPGGYRPVLADRRYLLLLFAMLTSTLIYVQYLSALPLAVRDRGLSPTVYAALITVNGLVVVAFELPMTRFTQRCRVRPVVAAGTALTCLGMALYGPSWGVAGLVAGTVVWSFGEAVSAPTLFLAYPARAGPPELRGRYLGAANAMYGLGAALGPVLAVAAWGHFGAALWWWSAVAGLVAVPAAWAGVRPGTHGDASRADRGGAGQDGRKPPGSTGS
- a CDS encoding ATP-grasp domain-containing protein yields the protein MPKSTVLLVYARGGPPPSEAVPKVAATAGRRVHLLLLDPLPATATDAVMPCCDSVTDLTGTRPEPRQLIDTIVELARFTAAEAVLTFSEFALLAVAEACERLGLRGPGPGALQARSKRLMRRTWEAAGLPVPRFRWVDSLADLERAWAALAPPVLLKSAWGAGSIGQVILEEAAQLPGAWEHMRGALSAARARGMSELKAREADFELIAEELIPATTESWYDRPGYGDYLSVEGMVVDGVYHPVCVTGRLPTVADFTELGNMAPCVLPEELQHEVAEVSRRAVDALGLATCGTHTELKLMADRRLCLLETAARFGGLLLTQQIEAIHGVDLVAALTRAHLGQDPGLPDGLLTGRGRCAAGSVNVLATDSRGRPWTTRPVFTPETVDWDRLLSPGSRIRVAPDFTVPSGTRLHGYRPGHGSLNLAGVLLLTAPTPEVLLRDAGAVLDGLETGLAEAAGQERSASVAHG
- a CDS encoding asparagine synthetase B family protein; translated protein: MDVVRVEKMLAEIRHRGDPENAGAARALPGAALGCNRLAIVDRGAAEQPMSDGGDLWVTFNGEIYNHTALREELRSLGHVFRTESDTEVLLHGYTEWGRELPGRLDGMFAFVVYDVGRREFLAARDRIGVKPLYRCGQGDALYFASELKCFLPLALDAEEFPPGHWTDGQDTVRYHHEPQRRPSGTSRELAAEFGRRLDRAVRKRVDTDLPVGVIYSGGLDSASVLALAARHHPDVTAISVGFPGSEDLEFAVRSCAELGIRHVVRNLTLDDLVRDLPRRVRETETFETVDLMDASVMAPAFEAAHELGLKVVLVGDGSDELLTGYDLFRTHPDPVELMRYRVGNLRRTDLQRVDRVSMHHTVEARVPFLDRDVVDFAWRLPMDVKYRDGTEKWILREAMADILPSYLAERPKIRMPEGTGLYYQLLEHVRQLEPGSTLDRHPGLLERLGLDQPEAAYFLDLYLSLGHPVPTSRYKRPGWDFSPNGYFVFSGAGAR
- a CDS encoding class I SAM-dependent methyltransferase; this encodes MRLGAYLGLVREQFPELHRDLRFDRDGAARALESLTRLFNEFEVDDPESGRGDSYRRAQQHTAVRLTGIRRLFELAGGVRELRRLPASWRVLDLLAGDGLLARALLTLAPQVRDGVISSDVARHMVSSALAAGLPAVRQDARYLFLRDACVDAVVLAYGSHHVPPGDRRAVFLEAARVLRPGGRLVVHDFEEGAPSARWFSEVVHRNSAAGHAYAHFTEADLRRDLIAAGLGDHQVHRMYDPFVMRADTREKAVEQLADYVHDMYGLTVLGRDGADREKVRAQVWELCEDCFRFGPDEGPSDGGSVEWRRSPAVYRSRDKNEWTAEIPRIALVAVAVA
- the pth gene encoding aminoacyl-tRNA hydrolase, whose product is MDVTTDANAPWLIVGLGNPGPEYANNRHNVGFMVADLLAERIGGKFKRAGKAQAQVLEGRIGAPGPASRRVVLVKPTSFMNLSGGPVNALRDFYKVPLANVVAVHDELDIDYGTLRLKLGGGDNGHNGLKSMTKAMGPDYHRVRFGIGRPPGRMQVADFVLKDFSSTERKELAFLVDRATDSVECLVSEGLERAQSAYNS
- a CDS encoding 50S ribosomal protein L25/general stress protein Ctc, translating into MADVKLAAETRTEFGKGAARRIRREKKVPAVVYGHGVDPLHITLPGHELQLALRTPNVLLTLDIEGTTQLAIPKAVQRDAIKGYLEHVDLLTVKSGEKVTVEVYVHTEGELAPGSFLLEHVLSTITVEAEATHIPESVTVSIAGLEAGAAIAAKDIPLPKGTTLAIDEDAIVLQVLAAQAEEAAAETEATEA
- a CDS encoding ribose-phosphate diphosphokinase — encoded protein: MTGIKTTGEKKMMFFSGRAHPELAKEVAQQLGVGVVPTKAFDFANGEIYVRFEESVRGADCFVIQSHTAPINQWVMEQLIMIDALKRASARSITVIVPFYGYARQDKKHRGREPISARLIADLMKTAGAHRILTVDLHTDQIQGFFDGPVDHLFALPLLADYVGSKVDRSKLTVVSPDAGRVRVADRWCDRLGAPLAIVHKRRDKDVANQVTVHEVVGEVKGRVCVLVDDMIDTGGTICAAADALFAHGAEDVIVTATHGVLSGPAADRLKNSRVSEFVLTDTLPTPGEVGADLDKITVLSIAPTIANAVREVFEDGSVTSLFEGH
- the glmU gene encoding bifunctional UDP-N-acetylglucosamine diphosphorylase/glucosamine-1-phosphate N-acetyltransferase GlmU, with product MSAIRPAAVVVLAAGEGTRMKSATPKVLHELCGRTLVGHVLAAARELEPENLVVVVGHAREQVTAHLGDTDPGVRTAVQAEQNGTGHAVRMALEELGTVDGTVVVVCGDTPLLRGETLRTLAANHSADGNAVTVLTAEVPDATGYGRIVRDGASGAVTAIVEHKDASDSQRAIREINSGVFAFDGQLLADALGKVRTDNSQGEEYLTDVLGILREAGHRVGASVAGDHREIAGINNRVQLSEARRILNDRLLTDAMLGGVTVIDPATTWIDVTVTFGQDAIVHPGTQLHGTTHVGEGAEVGPNTRLTDTVVEAGARVDNTVAVSSHIGPQASVGPFAYLRPGTRLGTKGKIGTYVETKNATIGEGTKIPHLSYVGDATIGEYTNIGAASVFVNYDGKDKHHTTVGSHCRTGSDNMFVAPVTVGDGSYTAAGSVITKDVPPGSLAVARGQQRNIEGWVARKRPGSAAAKAAETASRQGESEN